A single region of the Rhipicephalus microplus isolate Deutch F79 chromosome 10, USDA_Rmic, whole genome shotgun sequence genome encodes:
- the LOC142774369 gene encoding uncharacterized protein LOC142774369, with product MNQDSDGSTYATAAKYQTSQKQEAGDSKRENEDDLRPTLIGARPVASGGFSTSSVSEEFFKELRNIEKSFEQSGGRKNMLEDDAKDIGGDKAAEVAPNNGEKGGKEESNRLLKFQISAPPAAAAKSRSTAGHGHCGCRKKQCRNKRAAGRVHDDGRCTSKSRSSSCHRRRHCSASSAARQSRGGARSEAHKHPQEAPIAHRRQRHHHYRHQRRMRDGDFSDGCVQTPPTAPQKPRHCCRSAAASDCCFFRAPTKRASGGDDHQVARPDEVGDQRENGAKQTRRKSGRRGDTLGDSGATKRGDKCGNVFSRYRTNYRSAETGSSTSSSSSSEDDCGEQVAIASCKHEGDGSRTFTFTQTRGSSSPARHGQEVHSSRTRSRSNSQRRCIDGPVESTVEKHVLELNFPASPLMRSISNLLKLHCPCEDNVEDKEVEDDNEDDDDEEKNDANAERFVHRMRLGQTCELQGDSQVVLVSLPEPHKLTVEHVIRSSSCLVQEERCKSRHLDDYKQVCAERDREKRPIDKKGARCEGTIPDVPRIRRKHSYVRHTRRLKVPHVRQDILAPSKALHPCSSSSSDSSEDDDANDVTYSKEKGTEEVVVRPAVAKSSWHSRAAGREEIAGGGPSRQRELRLTIPKVKSGDYASGTGQKRSSAQRRTKRSSKASSADSALEETPGDRGGDEGADNTVRIVFTDSRLNTELRCILQQGSSASQEERQGSSRALPARKKGSGGSCERPTRRPHQVDVTRKADEDGTAADADSVREGAIRRQQCGCVSSTQRRQPRRITEDSDVVSSSYYSSTHESSVALNEATKAGSGCTLCRTIRAMSAKERPWRRHWQRCKHSR from the exons ATGAACCAAGACAGTGACGGTTCGACCTACGCAACGGCAGCGAAGTATCAGACGTCGCAGAAACAGGAGGCGGGCGACTCGAAGCGCGAAAACGAAGACGACTTGCGTCCCACTCTGATCGGCGCGCGTCCTGTGGCCTCTGGCGGCTTCTCGACGTCGTCTGTGAGCGAGGAGTTTTTTAAG GAGCTGAGGAATATTGAAAAGTCTTTCGAGCAGTCCGGTGGTCGAAAGAACATGCTGGAGGACGACGCCAAGGACATCGGTGGCGACAAGGCGGCCGAG GTGGCACCCAACAATGGCGAGAAAGGCGGCAAGGAGGAGTCCAACAGGTTGCTCAAGTTCCAAATCTCGGCGCCACCGGCTGCTGCGGCCAAGAGTCGAAGCACTGCAGGACACGGTCATTGCGGCTGCCGGAAGAAGCAGTGCAGAAACAAG AGGGCAGCAGGTAGGGTTCACGATGACGGACGCTGCACCTCCAAGTCTCGGTCGAGCAGCTGTCACCGTCGACGTCACTGCTCCGCCTCGTCGGCCGCCCGGCAGTCGCGCGGTGGGGCGCGTTCGGAGGCTCACAAGCACCCGCAAGAAGCGCCAATCGCTCATCGCCGTCAGAGGCACCACCACTACAGGCATCAGCGACGGATGCGCGACGGCGATTTCAGCGATGGCTGTGTCCAGACTCCGCCCACGGCTCCTCAAAAACCCAGGCACTGCTGCCGAAGTGCGGCGGCCAGTGACTGCTGCTTTTTTAGG GCACCCACGAAGCGCGCCTCAGGCGGCGACGATCACCAGGTTGCGCGCCCAGATGAGGTCGGTGACCAAAGAGAAAACGGAGCCAAACAAACCCGCCGCAAAAGTGGCAGGAGGGGCGACACTCTCGGCGATAGCGGCGCTACGAAGCGAGGCGACAAGTGCGGTAACGTCTTCAGCCGGTACCGCACCAATTACCGCTCGGCGGAGACGGGCAGCTCCAcgtcttcgtcgtcgtcttcgGAAGACGACTGCGGTGAACAGGTCGCCATCGCGAGCTGCAAGCACGAGGGCGACGGCTCGAGGACGTTCACCTTCACGCAGACGAGGGGGTCATCCTCTcctgcgcgccacggacaagaagtcCACTCTAGCCGAACCAGGAGCCGCAGCAACTCCCAGAGGCGCTGCATCGACGGGCCCGTCGAATCAACCGTCGAGAAGCACGTCCTGGAGCTCAACTTCCCGGCTTCGCCGCTGATGCGAAGCATATCGAACCTCCTGAAGCTACACTGTCCTTGCGAGGACAATGTGGAGGATAAGGAAGTCGAGGACGACAACGAGGACGACGATGACGAGGAGAAGAACGACGCCAACGCCGAGCGCTTCGTGCATCGCATGAGGCTGGGCCAGACTTGCGAGCTACAGGGAGACAGTCAG GTGGTTCTGGTCTCGCTGCCGGAGCCCCACAAGTTGACAGTGGAGCACGTGATCCGAAGTTCTAGTTGCCTGGTCCAGGAGGAGCGCTGCAAGTCGCGTCACCTGGACGATTACAAGCAAGTCTGTGCAGAACGCGATCGCGAGAAACGTCCGATCGATAAGAAAGGTGCTCGCTGCGAAGGAACCATACCCGACGTTCCCAGAATTCGCCGCAAGCATAGTTACGTCAG GCACACGCGGCGGCTGAAGGTGCCTCACGTTCGCCAAGACATCTTGGCACCTTCGAAGGCCCTACATCCGTGCTCGTCCTCCAGTAGCGATTCGAgcgaagacgacgatgccaatgacgtcacgtacagCAAGGAGAAGGGCACGGAAGAAGTTGTGGTGCGACCAGCCGTCGCCAAGAGCTCATGGCACAGTCGAGCAGCGGGCCGTGAGGAGATTGCGGGCGGTGGCCCCAGCAGGCAACGGGAGCTGCGGCTGACCATACCCAAGGTCAAGTCCGGCGACTACGCCAGTGGCACTGGCCAGAAGAGGTCCTCGGCCCAGAGAAGGACGAAGCGATCGAGCAAG GCATCATCCGCAGACAGCGCCTTGGAGGAGACGCCTGGCGACCGCGGAGGAGATGAAGGAGCGGACAACACCGTGCGCATCGTGTTCACCGACTCGCGCTTGAACACGGAGCTGCGCTGCATACTGCAGCAAGGTTCTAGCGCCAGTCAGGAAGAGAGGCAGGGTTCGAGCCGCGCGCTGCCAGCGCGGAAGAAGGGCAGCGGTGGCTCCTGCGAACGCCCCACCCGTCGCCCGCATCAGGTGGACGTCACTCGGAAGGCTGACGAAGACGGCACCGCAGCTGATGCT GACAGCGTGAGGGAAGGCGCCATCCGCAGGCAGCAGTGCGGCTGCGTTTCCTCCACCCAGCGCCGTCAGCCACGCCGCATCACGGAAGACTCGGACGTCGTGTCCAGCAGCTATTACTCGTCCACGCACGAGTCCAGCGTGGCGCTGAACGAGGCCACAAAGGCCGGCAGCGGATGCACGCTGTGCCGCACCATCCGCGCCATGAGCGCCAAGGAACGCCCCTGGCGGCGACACTGGCAGCGTTGCAAGCACTCCCGCTGA